The sequence TTATCATCAACAAAGTCCTGGTCATCCCATAGGCGCTCCAACAAATATTCACGGGAGAGTACTTTTTCGATGTTCGTGAGTAACGCTTGAGCCAGCAGAAATTCCTTTTTTGTTAGTTGGATGTGCCGGGATCGAAAAGTAAGGACAAAGGAAGACGTATCAAGCTGCAGACCGCTGATGTCCATAATCGGATTTTCTTTCTGATTGCGGTATTCACCATAGACACGGCGCATCAAACTTTTGATCTTGGCCAATACTACTTCGAGCTGGAAAGGCTTCGTAATGTAATCATCGGCGCCATTTTCGATTGCCATAACCTGATCCATGCCGCTGTCACGAGCAGAGATAAAAATGATCGGACAGTTACTCAGTGCCCGTATTTTTCTGCACCAGTAAAAACCATCGAACCGTGGCAGGTTAATATCTAATAAGACAAGATGCGGATCTTCACCTTTAAATTCCTGATCAATTCGATCAAAGTCTTTAACAGTTGCAACATCATAATCGTATTTATGTAAAAAATCAGCGAGAATATCACAAATTTTCCGATCATCTTCCACTATATAAATTCGCCGCATTCGTCATCACTCCTATTTTTCCATCGTATACTAAAAAAAGGGAAAAATAAAATAGGAGGGGGATTAAGATGATCGGTTTCGTATCGATATTGCTGATCGTGGTTTTATTAATTGGCAGCTTATATGCGTTTATATTTGGAAAAGCCCATCAACGCAGTTATTTTTCCTATGAAATGTTTTATACGTTGCTTGCTGTTTATTTTACGGTACTGACTTCATTCGCGTGTTTATATTTTGTCCTATCGTTTCAAGGAGTGTTGTTATTGGATGATGGCAGGCTGGATCAATTACCACCACTCGAAACATTGGCACATTCGTTCTATTTCAGTGGGGTCACATTAATGACAGTCGGTTATGGCGATATTACACCGATTGGATGGGGAAGGTTACTAGCACTGATCGAATCGCTGATCGGTTACATCTTACCTCCGGCATTTTTTCTGAAAATATGGCAAGGAAATGATAAAAGAGATGTGTATTAGTTGAGTGTTATGCTATTTTCAGATACGCTAGCAGTAAGAAATGATTGTGGAGGTGTCTACATGACAGTTGAAGTAGGACAAGCAGTAGAGAATTTTGCACTAACAAATAATAAAGGTGAAAAAGTAAACCTATCCGATTACAAAGGCAAACATGTTGTACTTTATTTCTATCCAAAAGACGATACACCAGGATGTACGACAGAAGCTTGTGATTTCCGCGATAATTATGAAAGCTTCCAAGACTTAGACGCAGTTATTCTTGGTATTAGCCCGGATTCAGAAGAAAGTCACAAGAAATTCATTGATAAACATGAATTACCGTTTGAATTGCTAGTCGATGAGGACAAGGAAGTTGCTGAACAATTTGGCGTATGGCAATTGAAGAAGAAATTCGGCAATGAATATATGGGAATTGTTCGTTCGACTTTCATCATTGATAAAGAAGGTGTCCTTCGACAAGAGTTCCGTAATGTACAAGTAAAAGGACATGTCGAAAAAGCGTTAAATTATATTCGCGAAGAATTATAAAATAACTTAGAAAGTGTAAGCATGTGCAGTGCTTACACTTTTTTACACGACAAAAAGGTGGTAGGGACGATGCGAATTTATACCAGGTCCGGTGACAAAGGGCAAACCTCCCTGATCTATGGCAAGCGGGTGCCGAAAAATCATCTGCGAGTCGAAGCGTATGGCACGTGTGATGAAGTCAATGCTGTCATTGGCCAGGCGATTAGCTTAATTGAAGCAATCGATTTTAAAAATAGGCAAAGAATGCTGCATGAACTGGATCATGTTCAGACGATTTTATTCCATGTTGGTTCAGAATTAGCAACAACCAAGGATAAAGAGGTAACCTGGCAACTGCAAGCACGCCATATTACACAATTAGAAGAACAAATCGACAGCTGGCAGGAAGAGCTGCCAGAATTACGTAACTTTATTTTACCCTCGGGGCATCAGGCGGCAAGCTCTTTGCATCACGCACGAACGGTTGCAAGACGAGCGGAGAGGCTGGCAGTTGGTCTGCAGGAGGAGTTAACCGATTCGTTAGCTATTACGTATTTGAATCGGCTATCGGATTATCTCTTTGTCGTGGCGCGCTCTGTCAATAATTTCATGGGTGTTGAAGAAAAGCCGTTAAAAGCGGATGTCTAGCATAATTTTGCTGTGAGCACGTATACTTATATTGACAGAACATGTACTTAAGGAGTACACTAATTATAAGAATTATAAAGTGATAATTGTGTTAATACTGGTACTGTTTTAAATTAGTGCTAATTTTTGGCACAAATAACTTTTACTAATTATGTAGGAAAGTGAGGTGCATGGCGGTGTCTGAACATATGCTACAAGAAGCAGTAGAAAAACTGAAATCATCAGGCGTTCGTATTACACCACAGCGTCATGCGGTGTTGGAATTCTTACTGAATGCTGAGACTCACCCTACTGCTGATGATATTTATAAAGCGTTAGAAGGAAAGTTTCCGAATATGAGTGTGGCAACTGTATATAACAATTTACGTGTTTTCCGTGAAATCGGGTTAGTACGTGAATTGCCATATGGTGATTCTTCTAGTCGTTTTGACGTTAATACATCCAAGCATTATCACATCATTTGTGAGAGCTGCGGCAAGATTGTGGACTTCCACTACCCAAGTCTTGATGAGGTAGAGTCATTAGCAGAGCAAATCACAGGGTTTGATGTAAGCCATCACCGAATGGAAGTATACGGTGTTTGCCAGGAATGCAAAAAAGAAAAGAAACAAATCGTTTAATGTTCAAACACACGGTCTAAGCTGCCGTGTGTTTTTTTGTGCGATAAGAGCTGAGGATAAGAAAATATACAATGACTGTTATTGAGGATTAAATAAAAGAAAATGGCGTCCTTATAATAATGCAGATCATGTAATGCTCAGTTTTGTACCGATTGTGAAATATCTAGATTGAGAAATGCATTATATAATCCGTATTACAGGGGTTTGTTATATAAAAATATAAAGAAACGCCGCTGAATAGGTTAGCGGCGTTTCTTCTTATTGTAGCTTTCATCGAATTCTTTACCTTCAAGATCCTTGTCCATTGTTAGTGGTTGTCTGCAATGCATACAGGCATCGACACGTCCGAGCATTTTCGTCGGTTTCTCACAGCTTGGACAAATAATCTGGACAGCCCTTGTAGAAAGAAGACCGATCCAGAAATATACGACCGAACTGAAGACGACGGATAACGTCCCGAGAATCATGAACACAAGCATCAGCCACTGAATATCTTTAAACAATAGTCCAACGTACATAATAATGAAACCAATGAACACAAGAGACAATGCGAAGGTTCGAATTCTATTTATTTTATTTTTATAGGTGATTTCAGCCATTAGCCTTCCCCCAAATATATTATGTCGATTGTAGTATAGCATAATTAATAAGAAAATGCTTGCAACCGGTTAACGAATATTGAATAATAGATGTTTATCCTTCACAAAAAAGGGTAATAAGATATGAATTTATAAAAATTTCTTGAATTTGAAGGGATTCGGCATTTTTTATCGAAATATATTATGTATGAGTAAAGGGGGAGACTCAATGGAAGATATGTTACGCCCGATTTATCAGGAAAGGGCAAGTAACCGTAATACTCTGGGCATTCTGATCATGGAGAAAAAGAAAACGATTAGTCCGGAGACTGATAATTTTGATTCGATATTGTTAGTGGTGGTACAGGATTTAGAAGAACAATGGATCGTAAAGCATTATGAGTTCAAGGAGCAATCAGCAGCACTTCATGTCATTGACAGGGATCTATTAGAGGAATGGATTGAAACTAGTTCCTATCGAAGAGCGGTGGAATGGGTGATTGACGGAAAGGTTATTTTTGACCGCAATGAGTATGTAGCTAATTTAAAAGAAACATTGCGTGTATTTCCTCATGAACAAAGGAAGTTACGATTAGCTATCGAATTTTCGAAACTGACAAGAAGCTATAGTGAAGCACGTAATTTGTATGAATCGGGTAATTTTCTTGATGCATATAGCAGATTGTTAAGGTCGTTACATTACTTAGGGCGAATTGCTATATTGGAGAAAGGTTATCATCCTGAAGTGATGGTATGGCATCAGGTGAAACGAATTGATCCCGAAATATATAAGCTATATGAAGAATTAGTGAGAAGTACAGAAGAAACACAGAAACGTGTAGAATTAATGATGATTGCCATAGACTTTGCCTTGAACAAACGCACAGAACAATGTGCAGAGCATTTACTCGAAGTCATGCAGACGAAGGATACGCCGTGGGGATTTGGAGAGCTTAAGACACATCCCAATGTAGAACCGTATACGTATGATCTGGTAAGTGCGATTGAATATTTAGTTGGAAAGAATGTCATTGAAGTTGTTCTGGAAGAGACAAAGAGTAAAACCATTCGACATCGTAAATATCGAGTATCTCAAGGGTAAAAGCCTTATGCTTTTGCTTTTTTTGTATGATAGGAATGAATAAGAAACATTACAGCACTCCGTGTGTTTGCAATTCTACTATAAGAATATATAGGAATCTGGGAAAGTGATGCACACATTTAAATGGGCAGCATATACTGCTTTTGTTGGCGTCGGATGTAATGGAGATAATAGAGTTTAAAAGAAATTAAAAAAAGTTATTGACACCTATGGGAACCCCATGGTATATTATTAGACGTCGCTGAAAACGACAGAGCAATTTTATCATCAACAACTTCGGAAATTAACTTAAAAAAGTTATTGACATCAACTTCAATAGTTGGTATGATATAAAAGCTGTCGCAAAAACAGCAAAACAATTTCATCTCAAACAGCTTCGGAAAAAACATTTTAAAAAGTTGTTGACATCGAATTTGAGAGATGATAGAATATAAAAGCTGTCTCAAAAAACAGCGAATCAAAACGAAACATTTTGATCTTTGAAAACTGAACAAAACAACCAGTATGAATTAATAAACAAGCTAGCTTATAGAAGCGAGCGCAAGTCAACTTTATTGAGAGTTTGATCTTGGCTCAGGACGAACGCTGGCGGCGTGCCTAATACATGCAAGTCGAGCGCGGGAAGCTAACTGAATCCTTCGGGAGGACGTTAGTGGAACGAGCGGCGGACGGGTGAGTAACACGTGGGCAACCTGCCTGTAAGACTGGGATAACCCCGGGAAACCGGGGCTAATACCGGATAATACATTGCTTCGCATGAAGGAATGTTGAAAGATGGCCTTTGGCTATCACTTACAGATGGGCCCGCGGCGCATTAGCTAGTTGGTGAGGTAACGGCTCACCAAGGCAACGATGCGTAGCCGACCTGAGAGGGTGATCGGCCACACTGGGACTGAGACACGGCCCAGACTCCTACGGGAGGCAGCAGTAGGGAATCTTCCGCAATGGACGAAAGTCTGACGGAGCAACGCCGCGTGAACGAAGAAGGTTTTCGGATCGTAAAGTTCTGTTGTTAGGGAAGAACAAGTGCCGTTCAAATAGGGCGGCACCTTGACGGTACCTATCGAGGAAGCCCCGGCTAACTACGTGCCAGCAGCCGCGGTAATACGTAGGGGGCAAGCGTTGTCCGGAATTATTGGGCGTAAAGCGCGCGTAGGCGGTTTCTTAAGTCTGATGTGAAATCTTGCGGCTCAACCGCAAGCGGTCATTGGAAACTGGGGAACTTGAGTGCAGAAGAGGAGAGTGGAATTCCACGTGTAGCGGTGAAATGCGTAGATATGTGGAGGAACACCAGTGGCGAAGGCGACTCTCTGGTCTGTAACTGACGCTGAGGTGCGAAAGCGTGGGGAGCGAACAGGATTAGATACCCTGGTAGTCCACGCCGTAAACGATGAGTGCTAGGTGTTAGGGGGTTTCCGCCCCTTAGTGCTGCAGTTAACGCATTAAGCACTCCGCCTGGGGAGTACGGCCGCAAGGCTGAAACTCAAAAGAATTGACGGGGGCCCGCACAAGCGGTGGAGCATGTGGTTTAATTCGAAGCAACGCGAAGAACCTTACCAGGTCTTGACATCTTCGGATGTCCCTAGAGATAGGGAGTTCCCTTCGGGGACCGAATGACAGGTGGTGCATGGTTGTCGTCAGCTCGTGTCGTGAGATGTTGGGTTAAGTCCCGCAACGAGCGCAACCCTTGATCTTAGTTGCCAGCATTAAGTTGGGCACTCTAAGGTGACTGCCGGTGACAAACCGGAGGAAGGTGGGGATGACGTCAAATCATCATGCCCCTTATGACCTGGGCTACACACGTGCTACAATGGATGGTACAGAGGGCAGCGAAACCGCGAGGTCAAGCAAATCCCATAAAACCATTCTCAGTTCGGATTGCAGGCTGCAACTCGCCTGCATGAAGCCGGAATCGCTAGTAATCGTGGATCAGCATGCCACGGTGAATACGTTCCCGGGCCTTGTACACACCGCCCGTCACACCACGAGAGTTGGCAACACCCGAAGTCGGTGGGGTAACCTTTGGAGCCAGCCGCCGAAGGTGGGGCCAATGATTGGGGTGAAGTCGTAACAAGGTAGCCGTATCGGAAGGTGCGGCTGGATCACCTCCTTTCTAAGGATTATAGGAACACCTTTTACAAGGTGACAAAATCATACTTGGTTGTTTGGTTCAGTTTTGAGAGATCAATTCTCTCTTGAACTTGTACCTTGAAAACTAGATAAGAATAATCAGGACGTGGAAGCAACTGCTGGTCAGCTGTGGAAACGAAACTGATGACAAGACATCAAACAATAACCAACGACTTTTTCATTGAAGTAAAGTAAGTATAGTTAAGTGAAGAAGGGCGCACGGTGGATGCCTTGGCACTAGGAGCCGATGAAGGACGGGACAAACACCGATATGTCTCGGGGAGCCGTACGTAGGCGTTGATCCGAGAATTTCCGAATGGGGAAACCCCCTGCTCGTCATGGAGTAGAACATTTATCTGAATCCATAGGATAAATGAGGCAGACCCGGGGAACTGAAACATCTCAGTACCCGGAGGAAGAGAAAGCAAACGCGATTTCCCGAGTAGCGGCGAGCGAAACGGAATTAGCCCAAACCAAAAAGCTTGCTTTTTGGGGTTGTAGGACACTCCTTTGGAGTTACAAAGAAATACATTAGACGAAGTGGTCTGGAAAGGCCCATCACAGAAGGTAACAATCCTGTAGTCGAAAATGTATTTCCTCCGGAGTGGATCCTGAGTACGGCGGAACACGTGAAATTCCGTCGGAATCCGGGAGGACCATCTCCCAAGGCTAAATACTACCTAGTGACCGATAGTGAACCAGTACCGTGAGGGAAAGGTGAAAAGCACCCCGGGAGGGGAGTGAAATAGTACCTGAAACCGTGTGCCTACAAGTAGTCGGAGCCCTTTTATGGGTGACGGCGTACCTTTTGTAGAATGGACCGGCGAGTTACGATCCCCTGCAAGGTTAAGTGGAAGACACGGAGCCGCAGCGAAAGCGAGTCTGAATAGGGCGTTTTAGTAGGTGGTCGTAGACCCGAAACCGTGTGATCTACCCATGTCCAGGGTGAAGGTCAGGTAACACTGACTGGAGGCCCGAACCCACGCACGTTGAAAAGTGCGGGGATGAGGTGTGGGTAGGGGTGAAATGCCAATCGAACACGGAGATAGCTGGTTCTCTCCGAAATAGCTTTAGGGCTAGCCTCAAGGCATGTATGTTGGAGGTAGAGCACTGATTGGACTAGGGGCCCTTACCGGGTTACCGAATTCAGTCAAACTCCGAATGCCAATCATATTACCTTGGGAGTCAGACTATGGGTGATAAGGTTCATAGTCGAAAGGGAAACAGCCCAGACCGTCAGCTAAGGTCCCAAAGTATACGTTAAGTGGAAAAGGATGTGGCGTTGCACAGACAACCAGGATGTTGGCTTAGAAGCAGCCATCATTTAAAGAGTGCGTAATAGCTCACTGGTCGAGTGACGCTGCGCCGAAAATATACCGGGGCTAAACGTATCACCGAAGCTACGGATTGATCTACGATCAATGGTAGGAGAGCGTTCTAAGTGCAGTGAAGTCAGACCGTGAGGACTGGTGGAGCGCTTAGAAGTGAGAATGCCGGTATGAGTAGCGAAAAAGAAGTGAGAATCTTCTTCACCGAATGCCTAAGGTTTCCTGAGGAAGGCTCGTCCGCTCAGGGTTAGTCGGGGCCTAAGCCGAGGCCGAAAGGCGTAGGCGATGGACAACAGGTTGATATTCCTGTACCACCCAATTCCGTTTTGAGTGATGGGGGGACGCAGAAGGATAAGGAATGCGCACCATTGGATGTGTGCGTTGAAGCAGTAAGTGAGTCAGATAGGCAAATCCGTCTGGCAATCACAAGCTGTGATCAGGAGGGAAATATAGTACCGAAGTTCCGGATTTCACGCTGCCAAGAAAAGCCTCTAGCAAGGAAAAGGGTGCCCGTACCGCAAACCGACACAGGTAGGCGAGGAGAGAATCCTAAGGTGATCGGGAGAACTCTCGTTAAGGAACTCGGCAAAATGACCCCGTAACTTCGGGAGAAGGGGTGCTTCTTTTGCGAGAAGCCGCAGTGAAAAGGCCCAAGCGACTGTTTAGCAAAAACACAGGTCTCTGCGAAGCCGTAAGGCGAAGTATAGGGGCTGACACCTGCCCGGTGCTGGAAGGTTAAGGGGATGCGTTAGCATTAGCGAAGCGTTGAACCGAAGCCCCAGTAAACGGCGGCCGTAACTATAACGGTCCTAAGGTAGCGAAATTCCTTGTCGGGTAAGTTCCGACCCGCACGAAAGGTGCAACGACTTGGGCACTGTCTCAACGAGAGACCCGGTGAAATTATACTATGCGTGAAGATGCGCATTACCCGCGACAGGACGGAAAGACCCCGTGGAGCTTTACTGTAGCCTGATATTGAATGTTGGTACAGCTTGTACAGGATAGGTGGGAGCCTGAGAAACGTGAGCGCTAGCTTACGTGGAGGCGCCGGTGGGATACCACCCTGGCTGTATTGACCTTCTAACCCAGAACCGTGATCCGGTTCGGAGACAGTGTCAGGTGGGCAGTTTGACTGGGGCGGTCGCCTCCTAAAATGTAACGGAGGCGCCCAAAGGTTCCCTCAGAATGGTTGGAAATCATTCGTAGAGTGCAAAGGCAGAAGGGAGCTTGACTGCGAGACCTACAAGTCGAGCAGGGACGAAAGTCGGGCTTAGTGATCCGGCGGTACCGAATGGAAGGGCCGTCGCTCAACGGATAAAAGCTACCCCGGGGATAACAGGCTTATCTCCCCCAAGAGTCCACATCGACGGGGAGGTTTGGCACCTCGATGTCGGCTCATCGCATCCTGGGGCTGTAGTCGGTCCCAAGGGTTGGGCTGTTCGCCCATTAAAGCGGTACGCGAGCTGGGTTCAGAACGTCGTGAGACAGTTCGGTCCCTATCCGTCGTGGGCGTTGGAAGTTTGAGAGGAGCTGTCCTTAGTACGAGAGGACCGGGATGGACACACCGCTGGTGCACCAGTTGTTCTGCCAAGAGCATCGCTGGGTAGCTACGTGTGGAAGGGATAAGTGCTGAAAGCATCTAAGCATGAAGCCCCCCTCAAGATGAGACTTCCCATCACATAAGTGAGTAAGATCCCTCAGAGACGATGAGGTTGATAGGTTCGAGGTGGAAGCATGGTGACATGTGAAGCTGACGAATACTAATAGATCGAGGACTTATCTATATAACATGTTTCAACGGTGTTGTTGATGTCAAAAATTCTTATCTAGTTTTGAAAGTATTTTTGAATTTATACTTGATTTTTTCAAAATACATAGTATAATATTCCTTGTCACTAAAAACAGTACAGGCTTGGTAGCGATAGCGAAGAGGTCACACCTGTTCCCATGCCGAACACAGTAGTTAAGCTCTTCAGCGCCCATGGTAGTTGGGGCTCGCGCCCCTGCAAGAGTAGGACGTTGCCAAGCAATTTCATTCCATTCCACAGTAGCTCAGTGGTAGAGCAATCGGCTGTTAACCGATCGGTCGTAGGTTCGAATCCTACCTGTGGAGCCAATGGAGAGCTGTCCGAGTGGTCGAAGGAGCACGATTGGAAATCGTGTGTGCGGTCAACGCCGTACCGAGGGTTCGAATCCCTCGCTCTCCGCCACTTTAAATATAGGCCCGTTGGTCAAGTGGTTAAGACACCGCCCTTTCACGGCGGTAACACGGGTTCGAATCCCGTACGGGTCACCATAAATACCACTTAACTTTCAGGAAAGTATAAATCCTTTTAAATGGAGGATTAGCTCAGCTGGGAGAGCACTTGCCTTACAAGCAAGGGGTCGCAGGTTCGAGCCCTGCATCCTCCACCATTTAAAAATTAACATTTTTCATATCATCGCGGGGTGGAGCAGTCTGGTAGCTCGTCGGGCTCATAACCCGAAGGTCGCAAGTTCAAATCTTGCCCCCGCAACCAAATTTTCTTACTACGTTGAAATAACTTCTTCGAAAGAAAATGATTGTAGTGCCCTTGGGTGCAACTAAAATGGTCCGGTAGTTCAGTTGGTTAGAATGCCTGCCTGTCACGCAGGAGGTCGCGGGTTCGAGTCCCGTCCGGACCGCCACTTTTAAAACAGCATATCATGTTTTCATTCATTATTATGGCTCGGTAGCTCAGTCGGTAGAGCAACGGACTGAAAATCCGTGTGTCGGCGGTTCGATTCCGTCCCGAGCCACCACTTTTAAAAAATTCACTTTTATGTTTATATTTTTT is a genomic window of Gracilibacillus salinarum containing:
- a CDS encoding cob(I)yrinic acid a,c-diamide adenosyltransferase, encoding MRIYTRSGDKGQTSLIYGKRVPKNHLRVEAYGTCDEVNAVIGQAISLIEAIDFKNRQRMLHELDHVQTILFHVGSELATTKDKEVTWQLQARHITQLEEQIDSWQEELPELRNFILPSGHQAASSLHHARTVARRAERLAVGLQEELTDSLAITYLNRLSDYLFVVARSVNNFMGVEEKPLKADV
- a CDS encoding response regulator transcription factor, coding for MRRIYIVEDDRKICDILADFLHKYDYDVATVKDFDRIDQEFKGEDPHLVLLDINLPRFDGFYWCRKIRALSNCPIIFISARDSGMDQVMAIENGADDYITKPFQLEVVLAKIKSLMRRVYGEYRNQKENPIMDISGLQLDTSSFVLTFRSRHIQLTKKEFLLAQALLTNIEKVLSREYLLERLWDDQDFVDDNTLSVNITRLRKKLADIGIEAALITIRGAGYKLVNVWETLQ
- a CDS encoding nucleotidyltransferase-like protein, which produces MEDMLRPIYQERASNRNTLGILIMEKKKTISPETDNFDSILLVVVQDLEEQWIVKHYEFKEQSAALHVIDRDLLEEWIETSSYRRAVEWVIDGKVIFDRNEYVANLKETLRVFPHEQRKLRLAIEFSKLTRSYSEARNLYESGNFLDAYSRLLRSLHYLGRIAILEKGYHPEVMVWHQVKRIDPEIYKLYEELVRSTEETQKRVELMMIAIDFALNKRTEQCAEHLLEVMQTKDTPWGFGELKTHPNVEPYTYDLVSAIEYLVGKNVIEVVLEETKSKTIRHRKYRVSQG
- a CDS encoding potassium channel family protein; this translates as MIGFVSILLIVVLLIGSLYAFIFGKAHQRSYFSYEMFYTLLAVYFTVLTSFACLYFVLSFQGVLLLDDGRLDQLPPLETLAHSFYFSGVTLMTVGYGDITPIGWGRLLALIESLIGYILPPAFFLKIWQGNDKRDVY
- the perR gene encoding peroxide-responsive transcriptional repressor PerR, which translates into the protein MAVSEHMLQEAVEKLKSSGVRITPQRHAVLEFLLNAETHPTADDIYKALEGKFPNMSVATVYNNLRVFREIGLVRELPYGDSSSRFDVNTSKHYHIICESCGKIVDFHYPSLDEVESLAEQITGFDVSHHRMEVYGVCQECKKEKKQIV
- a CDS encoding YgzB family protein; this encodes MAEITYKNKINRIRTFALSLVFIGFIIMYVGLLFKDIQWLMLVFMILGTLSVVFSSVVYFWIGLLSTRAVQIICPSCEKPTKMLGRVDACMHCRQPLTMDKDLEGKEFDESYNKKKRR
- the bcp gene encoding thioredoxin-dependent thiol peroxidase — protein: MTVEVGQAVENFALTNNKGEKVNLSDYKGKHVVLYFYPKDDTPGCTTEACDFRDNYESFQDLDAVILGISPDSEESHKKFIDKHELPFELLVDEDKEVAEQFGVWQLKKKFGNEYMGIVRSTFIIDKEGVLRQEFRNVQVKGHVEKALNYIREEL